The Urbifossiella limnaea nucleotide sequence ACCGACTGAAGCACGTAGCAGGTGTACGCGGCCCCGGCGGGGCGCACTTCGAGCTTGTACTGCGGGGCGCCGCCGAGCGTCACGAACGTGACGAAGGTCTGCGCCCCCGGCTGGAGCACCCCGCCGCGCTTCGCCAGCCAGTCGGGAAGTTGCATCGTCGCTCCTGTGCGCCCGTCGGTCGGTGTCGTCCGGTTCGTGACAGGATACGGGTCCGGCCGCGGCCGGGCTCACCCCGCTGGGTACGGCACGTCGTAGGTGCAGTCGGCGTCCGGGTCGCGGAGCGTCAGCGACGAGCCGTCGGGCCACGTCACCGTCACCCGCTCCACCGCCGCCCCCGCGGCGCGCCCGAAGTGGGCCACCGGCTCGTGCGCGCCGCCGTCGATCACTCGCAGCACGTCGCGGCCGCCCACCCGCGCCCGCACACTCGCCCCCCGCGCCGGCGCCCCGAACCGCGTCCGCGGCACCAGCCGCAGCCACCCGCCAGCCGGCCGCGCGCGGAACACGCCCACGCCCGCCGGCCCCGCCAGCAGCAGTTCCGGCACGCCGTCGCGGTTCACGTCCGCCACCACCGCCGTCGTCGCGTCGAAGTCGGCCGCGGCGCCGGCGTCGAGCTTCACCAGTGACAGCCCGCTGTCATCGGACACGAGGCGGAACAGCCGGTTCGACTCGCCGTCCTGGAGCGCGAACAGCTCCTCGAAGCCGTCGTTGTCCAGGTCGGCGACCACCACGCCGCGGCCGGCCGACGGCAGCGCGAACGCCGGGCTCGTGCGGTCGCGCCAGCGGCCGTCCGGCCCCGGCGCGGCCAGGCGGTGCGGGCCGTCCCAGTTCGCCCAGCACAGCCCCGCCGCGCCGCCCACGTCCACCGGCGCGCAGCCGCGGCCGTGCTCGGCGGCGTCGGCCAGGCCGTCGGCGGCGGCGTCGAACGTGCCGTCGCCGCGACCGCGGAAGAACAGGTTCGCCCCGCCCTCGGTCGTCACGAACACGTCGGCCGCGGGGCCGAGCAGCGGGCCGGCGACGACGCCGCGCGCGGCCACGACGTGCCCCAGGGCCAGCGGCCGGGCCAGGTCGGCGAGGCGGCCGTCGCGGCCGAGTTCGAGCAGCCGCAGCGGCCACCCGTCGGCACCGACCACGAAGCCGTACCGGCCGTCGCCGCGGCGGTCGAGCGCCGCCGCGACCCGGCCGGCGGGGCCGCGCACGGGGCGGTTCAAAGGGTCGGCGAGGAGGTCGTGCCAGCCGTCGGGGCGGAGCTTCAGCAGCGCGTCGGCGCGGCCGCCGGGGAGCGGCGCGTACAGTTCCTCGGCGCCGTCGCCGTCGAGGTCGCCGGCCGCGAGCGACCCCACGGCGCCGACGAGCGGCCCGACGGGGGCCGCGGGGCGGAGGGCGGAGCCGGTCCAGCGGTAGGTTTGCAGCGGGCCGACAGGAGAAATGACGACCAGTTCGACCTGCCCGTCGCCGTCCACGTCGGCGACGGCGAGCCCGGCGGCGGGGCC carries:
- a CDS encoding CRTAC1 family protein, with the translated sequence MLAAHLDLAPPGPAAGLAVADVDGDGQVELVVISPVGPLQTYRWTGSALRPAAPVGPLVGAVGSLAAGDLDGDGAEELYAPLPGGRADALLKLRPDGWHDLLADPLNRPVRGPAGRVAAALDRRGDGRYGFVVGADGWPLRLLELGRDGRLADLARPLALGHVVAARGVVAGPLLGPAADVFVTTEGGANLFFRGRGDGTFDAAADGLADAAEHGRGCAPVDVGGAAGLCWANWDGPHRLAAPGPDGRWRDRTSPAFALPSAGRGVVVADLDNDGFEELFALQDGESNRLFRLVSDDSGLSLVKLDAGAAADFDATTAVVADVNRDGVPELLLAGPAGVGVFRARPAGGWLRLVPRTRFGAPARGASVRARVGGRDVLRVIDGGAHEPVAHFGRAAGAAVERVTVTWPDGSSLTLRDPDADCTYDVPYPAG